In Humulus lupulus chromosome 6, drHumLupu1.1, whole genome shotgun sequence, a single genomic region encodes these proteins:
- the LOC133783500 gene encoding uncharacterized protein LOC133783500, protein MLVDKSSSSIQETHYDILSVKEDATYDEIRRCYRSAILKSHPDKLQNESEMIPPSGGNDNGNGCSTSEENFLKVQKAWEILSNPKSRSLYDSELRRALRQDDDAEEVTLEDMMVELEDEDEGNMIHFFNQCRCGDYFSVDSSDLTKMGYPLLMRRGKTKVISLQTTMDDDDALQPASILLPCGSCSLKIRLLINPGFCVTIH, encoded by the coding sequence ATGCTTGTTGACAAGAGCAGCAGTAGCATTCAGGAAACTCACTATGACATTTTATCTGTTAAAGAAGATGCAACTTATGACGAAATTCGCAGATGCTACCGGTCTGCCATCCTCAAGTCTCATCCTGACAAGTTGCAAAATGAATCTGAGATGATTCCTCCTTCAGGAGGCAATGACAATGGCAATGGTTGTTCAACTTCAGAGGAAAATTTTCTCAAGGTACAGAAGGCTTGGGAAATACTCAGCAATCCAAAGTCACGATCGCTTTATGATAGTGAGTTACGACGAGCTTTAAGGCAGGATGATGATGCAGAAGAAGTGACCTTAGAAGATATGATGGTTGAacttgaagatgaagatgaaggaAATATGATTCATTTTTTTAACCAATGCCGGTGTGGTGATTATTTCTCTGTTGATTCTTCCGACTTAACGAAAATGGGGTATCCTTTGTTGATGAGGAGGGGTAAGACCAAGGTAATATCTTTACAGACAACAatggatgatgatgatgctttaCAGCCAGCATCAATTCTACTTCCATGTGGGTCTTGTTCTTTGAAAATCAGACTATTAATCAATCCAGGTTTTTGTGTAACCATTCATTAA
- the LOC133783499 gene encoding vacuolar cation/proton exchanger 5-like, translated as MERNSLVGIRSQLEMGSLENGSTNDLEDETLRSPENVAQKPHSTTLAAEQGMHLGCSRAHVKKIFGNAVYRSIKIVIFSNKLNLLMLFGPLAILVNKLTGHLGWVFFLSLLGITPLAERLGYATEQLAFYTGATVGGLLNATFGNATELIISIYALKNGMTRVVQQSLLGSILSNMLLVLGCAFFCGGLVFHGKEQLFNKATAVVNSGLLLMAVMGLLFPAVLHYTHSEVHFGKSEMALSRFSSVIMLLAYAAYLFFQLKSQRNHYVPIEEEGNQNEESPDEDEVPEISKWESIIWLSIMTAWISILSEYLVNAIEGASIALKIPIAFISVILLPIVGNAAEHASAIMFAMKDKLDISLAVAIGSSTQIAMFGIPFSVVVGWIMGRPMDLNFQLFETATLFITVLVVAFLLQEGTSNYFKGLMLILCYLIVAASFFVHVDPTPDDDSQLKT; from the exons ATGGAGCGTAATTCATTGGTAGGAATCCGATCTCAACTTGAA ATGGGTTCATTAGAAAACGGATCAACAAATGACTTGGAAGATGAGACTCTTCGTAGTCCGGAAAATGTAGCTCAGAAGCCTCATTCTACTACTCTAGCAGCAGAACAAGGGATGCATCTCGGATGTTCTCGAGCTCATGTTAAGAAAATCTTCGGGAATGCTGTATATAGGAGCATAAAGATTGTAATTTTTTCAAATAAGTTGAATTTGCTAATGCTTTTTGGGCCATTAGCGATTCTCGTCAATAAACTTACCGGCCATCTA GGTTGGGTCTTCTTCCTAAGCTTGTTGGGTATAACGCCTTTGGCAGAGCGTTTAGGGTACGCTACAGA GCAGTTGGCATTTTACACCGGAGCTACTG TTGGGGGTCTTTTAAATGCTACTTTTGGAAATGCAACAGAACTAATTATATCAATCTATGCTCTGAAAAATGGAATGACACGTGTTGTTCAGCAGTCATTGTTAGGCTCAATCCTATCGAACATGTTGCTGGTGCTCGGTTGTGCATTCTTCTGCGGTGGCCTTGTTTTTCATGGGAAGGAGCAATTATTTAACAAG GCAACTGCTGTCGTGAACTCTGGATTGCTTTTGATGGCAGTCATGGGTCTCCTTTTTCCAGCTGTTTTGCACTACACACATTCTGAGGTGCATTTTGGGAAGTCAGAGATGGCACTTTCAAGATTTAGCAGTGTCATCATGCTTCTGGCATATGCTGCATATCTTTTTTTCCAGTTAAAGAGTCAGAGGAATCATTACGTACCTATCGAGgag GAAGGGAATCAGAATGAAGAGAGCCCAGATGAAGATGAGGTTCCTGAGATATCTAAATGGGAATCAATAATTTGGCTTTCCATTATGACTGCTTGGATCTCAATCCTATCTGAATATTTAGTCAATGCTATAGAG GGAGCGTCCATCGCACTGAAAATTCCAATTGCATTTATCAGTGTTATTTTGCTCCCAATTGTGGGCAATGCTGCAGAGCATGCTAGTGCTATAATGTTTGCCATGAAGGACAAACTT GACATATCTTTGGCAGTTGCAATAGGTTCTTCAACTCAGATAGCCATGTTTGGG ATTCCTTTTTCTGTAGTTGTTGGATGGATTATGGGGCGTCCTATGGACTTGAACTTTCAACTTTTCGAGACTGCAACATTATTTATAACCGTTTTAGTTGTGGCCTTCTTGCTGCAG GAAGGGACCTCTAACTACTTCAAAGGATTAATGCTTATCCTTTGTTATCTAATTGTTGCTGCAAGTTTTTTTGTACATGTAGATCCTACACCAGATG ATGATTCGCAATTGAAAACGTAG
- the LOC133783501 gene encoding heavy metal-associated isoprenylated plant protein 47-like, translating into MKQKIVIEVSMKCQKCRSKALQIAVVKDGVISVALKGESKNQIEVIGEGVVDAVGLAQTLRKKVGYANIVTVEQLK; encoded by the exons ATGAAG CAAAAAATAGTGATAGAAGTGAGTATGAAATGCCAAAAATGTCGGTCCAAGGCATTGCAGATAGCTGTTGTAAAAGATG GTGTTATCTCAGTGGCTTTGAAAGGGGAAAGCAAAAATCAAATTGAAGTGATTGGAGAGGGAGTTGTTGATGCAGTTGGCTTGGCTCAAACTTTGAGGAAAAAGGTTGGATATGCAAACATAGTGACAGTGGAACAactgaaataa